The following are encoded in a window of Acidimicrobiales bacterium genomic DNA:
- a CDS encoding D-alanyl-D-alanine carboxypeptidase: protein MNRRLVLPLLLFTVAVMTGVQAQRTDRQAAGDGPGLAPVPARVATPLFSVRRVPQFLQAPTAERNLQTALAGSAALLPPSTCVEVSEHGRSLFSVDPGLPMTPASAQKLLTGMAARRHLGPDAVLTTTVLAELAPLDGVVDGDVWLVGGGDPLLMTADYAYLYEEPRVYTDLDDLA, encoded by the coding sequence GTGAACAGGCGCCTGGTCCTCCCGCTACTCCTATTCACGGTGGCGGTCATGACCGGGGTTCAGGCACAGCGGACCGACCGCCAGGCCGCCGGTGACGGGCCCGGCTTGGCCCCTGTTCCGGCAAGGGTGGCCACTCCACTGTTCTCTGTACGTCGGGTTCCGCAGTTCCTGCAGGCACCGACCGCCGAACGGAACCTCCAGACCGCTCTGGCCGGCTCGGCGGCGCTACTTCCTCCATCTACGTGTGTGGAGGTGTCCGAACACGGACGGTCTCTGTTCTCTGTGGACCCAGGCCTTCCCATGACCCCAGCTAGTGCACAGAAACTCCTCACCGGCATGGCGGCGCGCCGCCACCTTGGCCCGGATGCCGTACTGACGACAACAGTGCTTGCCGAGTTGGCCCCGCTGGACGGCGTGGTGGACGGCGACGTGTGGCTAGTCGGTGGCGGTGACCCTCTCCTGATGACAGCCGACTATGCCTATCTATATGAGGAGCCTCGTGTCTACACAGACCTGGACGACCTGGCAC